The Caulobacter sp. FWC2 region TCTCCCTGTTCGCCCTGGCCCTGTCCGGCGTCGCCATCTCCCTGTCTTGGGGGCCTGCCGCCTGGGCCGCGAAGGCTCCGGTGGTGGTCGAGCTGTTCACGGCCCAGGGTTGCTCGTCCTGCGGCAAGGCCAACCAGCTGGCTGCGGATCTGTCCAAGCAGGACGGCGTGCTGGCCCTGACCTATGCGGTCGACTACTGGGACTATCTCGGCTGGAAGGACACCTTCGCCAAGCCGGGCTTCGCCGAACGCCAGCGCGCCTACGCCAAGAAGTTCGCCCTGCGCGACGTGCCCACGCCCCAGATGGTGGTCGGCGGCCGCGTCCAGGTCTCGGGCGCCAAGGCCGAGGCGGTCGAGGACCTGGTCAAGACCGCCCGGCGTTCGCCCATCGATCCGCCGGACATGCAGTTCGTCGGCAAGGCGCGCGTCGCCGTGGGTTCAGGTCCGGCCCCGCGCGGCGGCGCCGATGTCTGGCTGGTCCGCTACGACCC contains the following coding sequences:
- a CDS encoding thioredoxin family protein, coding for MRKAALSLFALALSGVAISLSWGPAAWAAKAPVVVELFTAQGCSSCGKANQLAADLSKQDGVLALTYAVDYWDYLGWKDTFAKPGFAERQRAYAKKFALRDVPTPQMVVGGRVQVSGAKAEAVEDLVKTARRSPIDPPDMQFVGKARVAVGSGPAPRGGADVWLVRYDPREQDIVVKRGDNKGQTLVHRNVVRELVKLGPWAGRPKLYRLPATADDGLESVILVQGAKGGRILGVLEAAPPEH